One Hordeum vulgare subsp. vulgare chromosome 4H, MorexV3_pseudomolecules_assembly, whole genome shotgun sequence DNA window includes the following coding sequences:
- the LOC123449016 gene encoding palmitoyltransferase Hip14-like isoform X3, translating into MSRLASELHRLRRSPWEVLCSALVSCGLVLFSQLAVAIVPRLFPSISLLAMLPVAGLVFLVAILLGRFWRRFIGVAASAPLFVLFNVLFLWGVYVFVIRRDTSSLLDMLINAECALLLWGLYRILSGDPGIVAYESSFLEEAGCKDFVDAICSSEKYPSLSRVRNCNCCKANVRGYDHHCPAFGNCIGQKNHRLFMALLTGFVVAESTYTMCSTKYITRCITSGTLRTENHFSLNMVIGTMLFSVLQVLWQVVFLIWHVYGICFNIRTDEWINWKKYPEFQMKEQPQSDFEVKFVNPYDKGILCNIREFLKPK; encoded by the exons ATGAGCAGGCTGGCGTCGGAGCTCCACCGGTTGCGGAGGTCGCCATGGGAGGTGCTGTGCTCGGCGCTGGTATCATGCGGCCTGGTGCTCTTCTCGCAGCTCGCCGTGGCCATAGTGCCCCGCCTCTTCCCATCCATCTCCCTCCTCGCCATGCTACCCGTCGCAG GTTTGGTATTCCTGGTGGCTATTCTGTTGGGCAGGTTCTGGAGGAGGTTCATCGGAGTGGCCGCGTCGGCGCCCCTGTTCGTTCTGTTCAACGTGCTGTTTTTGTGGGGCGTCTACGTATTCGTCATCCGGAGAG ATACCTCTTCTCTACTAGACATGCTGATTAATGCTGAGTGTGCACTGCTTCTTTGGGGACTTTACAG gattctttctggtgatccCGGCATTGTTGCATACGAATCTTCATTTTTGGAAGAGGCTGGCTGCAAGGATTTCGTGGATGCTATATGCTCGAGTGAG AAGTATCCATCACTCTCAAGGGTGAGGAATTGTAACTGTTGCAAAGCAAATGTTAGAGGTTATGACCACCATTGCCCTGCATTTGGTAACTGCATAG GACAGAAAAACCACAGGCTATTTATGGCACTTTTGACAGGATTTGTTGTTGCTGAATCGACATATACAATGTGTTCAACTAAAT ATATAACTAGATGCATAACTTCAGGAACTTTAAGAACTGAG AATCATTTTTCTCTAAACATGGTGATTGGCACAATGCTCTTCTCAGTCCTCCAAGTGTTATGGCAG GTTGTGTTCCTGATATGGCATGTGTACGGCATCTGCTTCAACATCAGGACAGATGAGTGG ATAAACTGGAAGAAATATCCTGAATTCCAAATGAAGGAACAGCCTCAGTCAG ATTTTGAAGTCAAGTTTGTCAATCCATACGACAAAGGCATACTTTGTAACATTAGGGAGTTCCTGAAGCCGAAATAA
- the LOC123449016 gene encoding palmitoyltransferase akr1-like isoform X2 → MSRLASELHRLRRSPWEVLCSALVSCGLVLFSQLAVAIVPRLFPSISLLAMLPVAGLVFLVAILLGRFWRRFIGVAASAPLFVLFNVLFLWGVYVFVIRRDTSSLLDMLINAECALLLWGLYRILSGDPGIVAYESSFLEEAGCKDFVDAICSSEKYPSLSRVRNCNCCKANVRGYDHHCPAFGNCIGQKNHRLFMALLTGFVVAESTYTMCSTKYITRCITSGTLRTENHFSLNMVIGTMLFSVLQVLWQVVFLIWHVYGICFNIRTDEWILKSSLSIHTTKAYFVTLGSS, encoded by the exons ATGAGCAGGCTGGCGTCGGAGCTCCACCGGTTGCGGAGGTCGCCATGGGAGGTGCTGTGCTCGGCGCTGGTATCATGCGGCCTGGTGCTCTTCTCGCAGCTCGCCGTGGCCATAGTGCCCCGCCTCTTCCCATCCATCTCCCTCCTCGCCATGCTACCCGTCGCAG GTTTGGTATTCCTGGTGGCTATTCTGTTGGGCAGGTTCTGGAGGAGGTTCATCGGAGTGGCCGCGTCGGCGCCCCTGTTCGTTCTGTTCAACGTGCTGTTTTTGTGGGGCGTCTACGTATTCGTCATCCGGAGAG ATACCTCTTCTCTACTAGACATGCTGATTAATGCTGAGTGTGCACTGCTTCTTTGGGGACTTTACAG gattctttctggtgatccCGGCATTGTTGCATACGAATCTTCATTTTTGGAAGAGGCTGGCTGCAAGGATTTCGTGGATGCTATATGCTCGAGTGAG AAGTATCCATCACTCTCAAGGGTGAGGAATTGTAACTGTTGCAAAGCAAATGTTAGAGGTTATGACCACCATTGCCCTGCATTTGGTAACTGCATAG GACAGAAAAACCACAGGCTATTTATGGCACTTTTGACAGGATTTGTTGTTGCTGAATCGACATATACAATGTGTTCAACTAAAT ATATAACTAGATGCATAACTTCAGGAACTTTAAGAACTGAG AATCATTTTTCTCTAAACATGGTGATTGGCACAATGCTCTTCTCAGTCCTCCAAGTGTTATGGCAG GTTGTGTTCCTGATATGGCATGTGTACGGCATCTGCTTCAACATCAGGACAGATGAGTGG ATTTTGAAGTCAAGTTTGTCAATCCATACGACAAAGGCATACTTTGTAACATTAGGGAGTTCCTGA
- the LOC123449016 gene encoding palmitoyltransferase akr1-like isoform X1, with the protein MSRLASELHRLRRSPWEVLCSALVSCGLVLFSQLAVAIVPRLFPSISLLAMLPVAGLVFLVAILLGRFWRRFIGVAASAPLFVLFNVLFLWGVYVFVIRRDTSSLLDMLINAECALLLWGLYRILSGDPGIVAYESSFLEEAGCKDFVDAICSSEKYPSLSRVRNCNCCKANVRGYDHHCPAFGNCIGQKNHRLFMALLTGFVVAESTYTMCSTKYITRCITSGTLRTENHFSLNMVIGTMLFSVLQVLWQVVFLIWHVYGICFNIRTDEWVMSNFPCFGLFLHQLQVVFSFAVSYS; encoded by the exons ATGAGCAGGCTGGCGTCGGAGCTCCACCGGTTGCGGAGGTCGCCATGGGAGGTGCTGTGCTCGGCGCTGGTATCATGCGGCCTGGTGCTCTTCTCGCAGCTCGCCGTGGCCATAGTGCCCCGCCTCTTCCCATCCATCTCCCTCCTCGCCATGCTACCCGTCGCAG GTTTGGTATTCCTGGTGGCTATTCTGTTGGGCAGGTTCTGGAGGAGGTTCATCGGAGTGGCCGCGTCGGCGCCCCTGTTCGTTCTGTTCAACGTGCTGTTTTTGTGGGGCGTCTACGTATTCGTCATCCGGAGAG ATACCTCTTCTCTACTAGACATGCTGATTAATGCTGAGTGTGCACTGCTTCTTTGGGGACTTTACAG gattctttctggtgatccCGGCATTGTTGCATACGAATCTTCATTTTTGGAAGAGGCTGGCTGCAAGGATTTCGTGGATGCTATATGCTCGAGTGAG AAGTATCCATCACTCTCAAGGGTGAGGAATTGTAACTGTTGCAAAGCAAATGTTAGAGGTTATGACCACCATTGCCCTGCATTTGGTAACTGCATAG GACAGAAAAACCACAGGCTATTTATGGCACTTTTGACAGGATTTGTTGTTGCTGAATCGACATATACAATGTGTTCAACTAAAT ATATAACTAGATGCATAACTTCAGGAACTTTAAGAACTGAG AATCATTTTTCTCTAAACATGGTGATTGGCACAATGCTCTTCTCAGTCCTCCAAGTGTTATGGCAG GTTGTGTTCCTGATATGGCATGTGTACGGCATCTGCTTCAACATCAGGACAGATGAGTGGGTAATGTCAAATTTCCCATGCTTTGGACTCTTTCTTCACCAATTGCAGGTCGTCTTCTCGTTTGCTGTTTCTTATAGCTAA